In Natranaerobius thermophilus JW/NM-WN-LF, the genomic stretch GGAAGGAAAAAATGAATTATGGCAAATTATAGAAGATTTACTATAGATTAACAGGAAATTATCTTAATTGTAATTTCACATCTTCATGTTGACTTGGACGGAGGGATGATTGTGTCGTCTCAATGGGAGGAACTGGATCAGATTTGGGAAGACTTACAGCATCATATCGATAAATTCGAAACTAGAGAAGGACAAATAGATATGAGCCTTGGGGTTTTAAAAGCTCTCCAAGATGGAGGGCATTTTGTAGTAGAGGCAGGAACTGGTACAGGAAAGTCCCTGGCCTATCTGTTGCCTGCAGTTCAGCTGGCACAGGATGAATTTAGAATGGTTATCTCTACAGCTACCATCGCCTTACAAGAACAACTACTTCAGAAGGATATCCCTTTGGTTGAAAAAATTATTGGGAGAACCCTGAGAGTTGAAGTGATTAAAGGTAGAAGCAATTATCTTTGTAAACAGAAATTTAATCAACATTTTGGACAAACAAGCTTTGTTAACTCAATTCAAGAGCGTGAACTGATTGAATGGGTAAATGAAACAGAGACGGGTGATCGCAATGAACTCCAAACAATGCCGGAAATTTGGGAAAAAGTTTGTTCTCAAAGCGAAAGTTGCTTGGCTATGAGATGTCAATTTTACAGTGAATGCTTTGTGGTTAAATTGAGAAAAAGGGCAGAAACTGCAGAACTGTTAGTAACTAACCATCATTTATATTTTAGTGATCTTAATCTAAGAATAGATTCAGATGGGTCTATGTCTATTTTCCCTGATTATGAAGGAGTTATTTTTGATGAAGCTCATCATATACCTGATACGGCCACTAAATCTCTCGGAAGGGAAGTGAAATATTCCCGGGTAATAAAATTATTTAAAGAAGTGACCAGCTATTTAAAACAAAAATTTCAAGCTCAAGTGAATTTAGTCCAAGAGGCGGAAGCCAGTGCCGTTAAGGCTTTTAATAAACTTTCTGATTTCAGAGAAAGTGATTATTTATTAAGGGAATTAGATTCATTTATCTCCCTAAAGGAATTTAGAAAAAAGTTATCTAAATTAGCACAACATGTGGAGGAATGTGCGTTAGAAGAAATGGATCGACCAGAACAACCAAGAATGTTGGCTTCTAGATTAAATAAGACAAAGCTTGACTTGGATTTGATATTAGATTTAGAGGAAGAGGACTATATTTCATGGGTTAATCAGCAATCATCGGACATTTCTTTATCAACAAATCCTGTATTTGTTCATAAACAGTTAAGGGAATTTTTATTCGATAATGTAGACAGGATTATTATGACCTCGGCAACTTTGTCTATAAATGGAAAGTTTGCTTATTTTAAAAACAGGGTGGGGCTTAGTCAAGATGCCCAAACATATCAAATAGAATCTCCATTTAACTATCAAGAACAATCCAATATATATATTCCTAAGAATTTTCCAGAACCCAGGTCAGGGGAGTATAACAGGCAGTTAGCAGATACCATTGAACAAATTATCGATGCAGCTGGTGGAAGAACTTTAGTGTTATTTACAAGCTATTCTACACTTAATAGTATATATAATCAGCTTAAAGATAAAGTCCCCTATGAAATTTATTGTCAGGGGATTCATCCAAAAAATAAAATTTTGTCTTGGTTTCAAAACGATGCCAGTTCCGTTCTCATGGCTACTAATAGTTTTAGAGAAGGTGTAGACGTACCCGGTAGTTCACTGCAAGTAGTTATTATGGATAAATTACCCTTTGCAGTACCCGATAATCCTTTAATAAAGGCTAAAATTGAAAAACTGCAACAAGAAGGACAAAATAGCTTTATGAACTATCAGTTGCCAGAAGCTGTATTGGCTGTAAAGCAAGGGTTCGGTAGATTAATAAGGCATAATAATGACTGTGGAATCTTTGCCCTTCTGGATCCTAGAGTTTTTACTAAATCTTATGGGCGTCACTTCATAAATTCTCTCCCTAATGCACCCCTTATATCAAATTGGTCGGAATTAGAAGCTAAAATAAAAACCTTACCTTAAATTGTTGACAATTATTATTAATTTGAATAAAATATAATCATAACCAATTATCAATAATAGTTACTAATACTAGTAACAATAAGGGGGGAAAGGGCTTGCTTGAAGAGGTGAATTTTGTCAAAGTTTATAAAAACACCGATAAGTGCTGTCAGGAATGTAATGATTGTCAGACAAATGAATGTTTAATTGGTTTTTGTAAACAACTAATTAGTGAGGCCATGGAAAAAGATGAATTTTATGTGAATAATGGTGTTGATTGTATTCCCACCCACGACTTAAAGGCTTATGATAAACAGGATATTTTGGAAGCGGTGGGAGAGATTTTAAAACAATGTAAGAACTGCAAATTATACCATGATGAAGATTGTTTAATAAACGTCAGCAGATCAGCTCTAGAGTACATACTGACTGGTCAAACTTTTGAATACGAAGGTAGTGCATTTGTATATCTAAACGATATCAGACAAAGTGATCAGGAGTTAGGAGAATCCCTGGCACAAATATACATGAAAGATTCATAAAGAAAGAGGAGGACTGCATTATGGTCGAACAAAAAAATTTAACTACTGAGAATGTGTTGGGAGAAGCCAAAGGTTCTGATCTGGAAAGACCTGTAAAACAAAATTTTCAAGGCGAAACATCTGAAACGGGTTTGTATCTTGCCATGGCTCGACAAGCTCAAAGAGAAGGCTATCCTGAAATTGCAGAGAGTCTTAAAAGAATTGCCATGGAGGAAGCAGAACATGCCGCAAGGTTTGCTGAATTAAATGGTATGATTAATGATAGTACTGAGGAAAATTTAAAAGAAATGCTTGAAGGAGAAATCTTTGCTAATCAAGATAAAAAGAAAGCGGCTGAAAAAGCAAAAGACCAAGAATTAACTGAAACTTACACTTATTTTATTGAATCCTCCAAGGACGAAGCTAGGCACGCAAAAATGCTTGAGGGTTTAGTTAACAAGTATTTTGGATAAACTATTGACAACTAAGACCCAAAATATGTATTATATAAATACAATTCTATACTTTTAAATCATTGAAACATCTCGGAACGGGAGGAGTAGGCGGTTCAGATCTTGAAAGAGAGGAGTGCCATGGCTGAAAGCACTCTAAGATCTTTCCGTTGAATGTCGCCCGGGAGATGGTGGCCTGAACATTTATCCATGAATAATGATAGTAGGGCCATCCGGCTGTAGCCGTTATTTTTATGAGGGTCCCCAGCTACGGAAATTAGGTGTAGGGGGAAAAAAGGTGGTACCGCGGAATAAAGCCCTTCCGTCCTTTTATGGACAGAAGGGCTTATTTTTATATTTTGCTATAGCACTGTTATATTTAGCTGTTGATAACTTATAATCTTCAATTAAGTAAATTGTTGTAGCTTGATTGTAAATCTTGAAGAGCAACAAAACAAACAAGAGAATCTGAGCCAAATAAAAGAAAGGAGTGAATACTATGAGTAAAACAAATTTATCAAAGGTTTACGAACCTGAAAAAGTTGAACAAAAATGGTATCAGAAATGGTTGGATGCTGATTCCTTCAAAGCTTCCTGCGATCACAGGGATAAATTTTCTGTAGTAATTCCACCACCAAATGTCACGGGTTCACTGCATATGGGCCATGCCCTGGATAATACATTACAGGACGTAATTGTGCGATTTAAGAGAATGCAAGGTTATGATACTTTGTGGATGCCTGGTACTGACCATGCCGGTATAGCAACTCAAACTAAAGTGGAGGAACATCTTGCCCAAGAAGACGGTGTATCTAAATACGACTTGGGTAGGGAGAAGTTCCTTGAAAAAGTTTGGGCTTGGAAAGAAACCTATCACGATAGTATTACTAATCAATTAAAAAAATTAGGGGTATCCGTTGATTGGTCTAGAGAAAGATTTACTATGGACGAGGGATGTAGTAAAGCTGTTAGAGAAGTTTTTGTATCACTTTATGAAAAGGGGCTAATTTATCAAGGTGATTATATTATCAATTGGTGCCCGAGATGCTATACTGCCCTCTCAGATATTGAAGTAGAGCATATGGAAGATCAGGGAACTCTCACTCATATTAAATATCCCTTGACTGATGGATCAGGTTCTATTTCTGTGGCTACAACGCGACCTGAGACTATGCTTGGAGATACTGCTGTAGCTGTTCACCCAGATGACGAACGATATAGTCATTTAATTGGTAAAACTGTTATGCTACCGTTAATGGATAGAGAAATCCCAATTATAGCTGACGAGTTTGTTGACCCTGAATTCGGATCTGGTGCTGTCAAAGTTACACCAGGTCATGATCCTAATGACTTTGAAATGGGAGAACGTCACACTTTAGAAAGTATTGCTGTAATAGGTAAAGACGGACAGATGACTAATGAAGCACGGCGATACTCGGGAATGGACAGATATGAATGTCGAAAATCTGTAATTCAAGATTTGAAAGACCAAGGTTATTTACTGGAAATTGAAGATCATAATCACTCTATCGGTCACTGTCATAGATGTGATACTGTAGTCGAACCCCTGGTTAGTAAACAGTGGTTTGTAAAAATGAAACCATTAGCGGGACCAGCTATAGATGTGGTTGATAAGGGAGATGTAAAATTTGTTCCCGCTAGATTTGAAAAAATCTACAGAAATTGGATGGAGAATATTAGGGACTGGTGTATTTCTCGTCAGATCTGGTGGGGCCATCGCATTCCAGCCTGGTATTGCCAGTGTGGTGAAATTATAGTTAGCAGGAAGGATCCCGATTCTTGTCCTTCATGTGGAGAATCAGGTTTAGAGCAAGACCCCGATGTACTAGATACCTGGTTTAGCTCAGCTCTCTGGCCTTTTTCCACTATGGGATGGCCTGACGAGACAGATGATTTACAGAAATTTTATCCCACAGATGTCCTTGTAACGGGATATGATATTATTTTCTTCTGGGTAGCTAGAATGATATTTATGGGATTAGAGTTCATGAAGGAACGACCATTTGACGATGTATTTATTCACGGATTAGTTAGAGATGCTCATGGCAGAAAGATGAGTAAGTCCTTGGGCAATGGAATCGATCCCCTAGAAATAATTGATGAATACGGTGCAGATACTTTAAGATACACCTTGGTGACTGGAATTACACCAGGAAATGATATGCGATTTTCTTATGATAAAGTAGAAGCCAGTAGAAATTTTGCCAATAAAATTTGGAATGCGTCTAGGTTTGCAATTATGAACTTAGATAACTATCAACCTATGGAACTGTCACCAGAAGATGATAGGTTGAGCCTGGCGGATAAGTGGATTCTTCATCGCATGAATGAAGTTATAGATGATGTGACCAGGCTTATGGACAAATATGAACTAGGAGAAGCATCAAAAACTCTGTATGAGTTCATCTGGTCTGAATTCTGTGACTGGTATATTGAGATGGCTAAAATTAGGCTTTATCAGGGTAGTGAAGAAGAAAAATCATTGACCCAAGAAATACTAGTACGTGGCCTTGATACAATCTTGAGACTGCTTCATCCTTTTATGCCATTTCTGTCGGAAGAAATTCGGTCTCATTTGCCCCATACCGATGAATTGCTAGTTACTTCAAAATGGCCAGAAAAAGAGGAGTCTTTCTCAGATGAAACTAGCAAAAAAGCCATGGAACAAATCATGGAAGGCGTACGGGCTGTGAGAAATCTCAGGCGAGAGCTTGACATTGTACCACAGACCAAGTCAGCGATCACAATCCTAGCTTC encodes the following:
- a CDS encoding ATP-dependent DNA helicase, encoding MSSQWEELDQIWEDLQHHIDKFETREGQIDMSLGVLKALQDGGHFVVEAGTGTGKSLAYLLPAVQLAQDEFRMVISTATIALQEQLLQKDIPLVEKIIGRTLRVEVIKGRSNYLCKQKFNQHFGQTSFVNSIQERELIEWVNETETGDRNELQTMPEIWEKVCSQSESCLAMRCQFYSECFVVKLRKRAETAELLVTNHHLYFSDLNLRIDSDGSMSIFPDYEGVIFDEAHHIPDTATKSLGREVKYSRVIKLFKEVTSYLKQKFQAQVNLVQEAEASAVKAFNKLSDFRESDYLLRELDSFISLKEFRKKLSKLAQHVEECALEEMDRPEQPRMLASRLNKTKLDLDLILDLEEEDYISWVNQQSSDISLSTNPVFVHKQLREFLFDNVDRIIMTSATLSINGKFAYFKNRVGLSQDAQTYQIESPFNYQEQSNIYIPKNFPEPRSGEYNRQLADTIEQIIDAAGGRTLVLFTSYSTLNSIYNQLKDKVPYEIYCQGIHPKNKILSWFQNDASSVLMATNSFREGVDVPGSSLQVVIMDKLPFAVPDNPLIKAKIEKLQQEGQNSFMNYQLPEAVLAVKQGFGRLIRHNNDCGIFALLDPRVFTKSYGRHFINSLPNAPLISNWSELEAKIKTLP
- a CDS encoding ferritin-like domain-containing protein; the protein is MVEQKNLTTENVLGEAKGSDLERPVKQNFQGETSETGLYLAMARQAQREGYPEIAESLKRIAMEEAEHAARFAELNGMINDSTEENLKEMLEGEIFANQDKKKAAEKAKDQELTETYTYFIESSKDEARHAKMLEGLVNKYFG
- a CDS encoding valine--tRNA ligase; protein product: MSKTNLSKVYEPEKVEQKWYQKWLDADSFKASCDHRDKFSVVIPPPNVTGSLHMGHALDNTLQDVIVRFKRMQGYDTLWMPGTDHAGIATQTKVEEHLAQEDGVSKYDLGREKFLEKVWAWKETYHDSITNQLKKLGVSVDWSRERFTMDEGCSKAVREVFVSLYEKGLIYQGDYIINWCPRCYTALSDIEVEHMEDQGTLTHIKYPLTDGSGSISVATTRPETMLGDTAVAVHPDDERYSHLIGKTVMLPLMDREIPIIADEFVDPEFGSGAVKVTPGHDPNDFEMGERHTLESIAVIGKDGQMTNEARRYSGMDRYECRKSVIQDLKDQGYLLEIEDHNHSIGHCHRCDTVVEPLVSKQWFVKMKPLAGPAIDVVDKGDVKFVPARFEKIYRNWMENIRDWCISRQIWWGHRIPAWYCQCGEIIVSRKDPDSCPSCGESGLEQDPDVLDTWFSSALWPFSTMGWPDETDDLQKFYPTDVLVTGYDIIFFWVARMIFMGLEFMKERPFDDVFIHGLVRDAHGRKMSKSLGNGIDPLEIIDEYGADTLRYTLVTGITPGNDMRFSYDKVEASRNFANKIWNASRFAIMNLDNYQPMELSPEDDRLSLADKWILHRMNEVIDDVTRLMDKYELGEASKTLYEFIWSEFCDWYIEMAKIRLYQGSEEEKSLTQEILVRGLDTILRLLHPFMPFLSEEIRSHLPHTDELLVTSKWPEKEESFSDETSKKAMEQIMEGVRAVRNLRRELDIVPQTKSAITILASDASDYDNFNSNQEYFRALANASPVEVVDNLEEKPKKALTAVVRGAEIFLPLEGLVDLDEEIERLRGQKAELDKEVARVEGKLANDNFVNKAPQYVVDKEREKERDYKERLAKVQERLDTLLAMKE